A section of the Pedobacter sp. HDW13 genome encodes:
- a CDS encoding GNAT family N-acetyltransferase, giving the protein MLIENNATGTTLQLTLQQKVDWIKYVELAADYDFYHSWQYHSMAENGTPILFVYEEAGNFIALPLLDRPIADTIYRDLHCVYGYSGPISNLKFEQQPEGLKDNFLKAFLAFLHQGKYVSVFSKLHPFFKQNELLQRIEGLYENGKTIAINLQQTAEERRKQYRGTTLDGIKKCRRIGYTLRESRGQEDIAAFTQLYKANMGRISAADFYLFDEAYFTQMINSTEFDCKLVLVCLDDEIACGSIITCTNGIIQGHLIATNANHLKYSPAKFLVDEVSELGRKWNMKYYHLGGGLGFKENSLFEWKLGFSNLVLDYYSWRYIANEPVYNQLVEKSGIDIQDTTDFFPLYRMTPQ; this is encoded by the coding sequence ATGCTGATCGAAAATAATGCTACAGGCACAACTTTGCAATTAACTTTACAGCAAAAAGTTGATTGGATAAAGTATGTGGAGCTTGCCGCCGATTACGATTTCTATCACAGTTGGCAGTATCACTCTATGGCCGAAAATGGAACTCCCATTTTATTTGTTTATGAGGAAGCAGGTAATTTTATTGCACTGCCACTGCTCGACCGCCCAATTGCCGATACCATTTACAGGGATTTGCATTGCGTTTACGGTTATTCGGGGCCAATTTCTAACCTTAAGTTTGAACAACAACCTGAAGGCTTGAAAGATAATTTTTTAAAGGCGTTTTTAGCGTTCCTGCACCAGGGTAAATATGTTTCTGTGTTTTCAAAGCTACACCCGTTCTTTAAACAGAACGAGCTGCTGCAAAGAATCGAGGGATTGTATGAAAATGGAAAAACCATTGCCATTAACCTGCAGCAAACTGCCGAAGAACGGCGTAAACAATACAGAGGGACTACTTTGGATGGTATTAAGAAATGCCGCCGCATAGGCTATACCTTACGCGAAAGCAGAGGGCAGGAAGATATTGCAGCATTTACCCAATTATACAAAGCCAATATGGGCCGCATTAGTGCCGCCGATTTTTATCTGTTTGATGAAGCTTATTTTACACAAATGATCAATTCAACAGAATTTGATTGTAAACTGGTATTGGTTTGTTTAGACGATGAAATAGCCTGTGGAAGCATTATTACCTGTACAAATGGCATTATTCAGGGGCATTTAATTGCAACCAATGCTAACCACCTCAAATATTCGCCAGCAAAGTTTCTCGTTGATGAAGTAAGTGAGCTTGGCAGAAAATGGAACATGAAATATTACCATTTAGGTGGAGGCCTGGGCTTTAAAGAAAACTCGCTTTTTGAATGGAAACTAGGCTTTTCGAACCTGGTTCTAGATTACTACAGCTGGCGTTACATTGCAAACGAACCTGTTTATAACCAGCTGGTCGAAAAATCAGGCATCGACATCCAGGATACTACCGACTTTTTTCCCCTATACCGAATGACCCCTCAATAA
- a CDS encoding nucleoside-diphosphate sugar epimerase/dehydratase: MKKFFFPDKAHSRWLILLIDQMIVIWTLFISILLTHTLNYQEIFNASNFMYVALYCAIAAGVFITLRIHTGIIRYSNTEDILRVFLAVFVTSLLFISVNKILSQRFQLLWSQMDKALILNFFISSSLLILMRTLVKGVFYFFKELKSETKENILIYGAEKKAILIKNAIEQNEDSNLNIVGFIDDNRDRVDKYLEQKKVYHSCSVELLKEKHGIKKILFAEDALNTLNKKKIIDICVNQGIKVIMVPPSDKWLYGKLDSHQLRDLKIEDLLEREPIKLNKKNILKDLSGKCILVTGAAGSIGSEIVRQALHYNPKMVILCDQAETPLHDLKLELEDNFQAAHIKIFMANVQNINRIRTLFELYKPEIVFHAAAYKHVPMMEDNPAEAVLTNVLGTKNMADVALEFGVEKFVMISTDKAVKPTNVMGASKRLAEIYIQSLNSPETLPSGEITTHAARTRFVTTRFGNVLGSNGSVIPRFKSQIERRGPITVTDPEITRYFMTIPEAVQLVMEAGAMGKGGEIFLFDMGKPIKIVDLAINMIKLAGLTPYSDIDIVFTGLRPGEKLYEELLLMEEEIMATHHPKIKISQKVAYNYLYVNQIIKDLIVLNNDGNDLNMVKKMKEIIPDYISNNSRYEELDLLVAN, encoded by the coding sequence ATGAAAAAGTTCTTCTTCCCCGACAAGGCGCACTCTAGATGGTTAATTTTACTCATCGACCAGATGATTGTTATCTGGACCTTGTTTATATCTATTTTATTAACGCACACCCTAAATTACCAGGAAATTTTTAACGCCAGTAATTTCATGTATGTAGCGCTTTACTGCGCCATTGCAGCAGGCGTTTTTATTACACTACGCATCCATACCGGTATTATCCGGTACTCTAATACCGAAGATATTTTACGGGTATTTTTGGCAGTTTTTGTTACCAGTTTGCTTTTCATCAGCGTAAATAAAATCCTTTCGCAAAGATTTCAGTTGCTTTGGAGCCAAATGGATAAAGCATTGATCCTGAATTTCTTTATTTCCTCATCGCTGCTCATTCTAATGCGTACACTGGTTAAAGGAGTATTTTACTTTTTTAAAGAACTTAAATCAGAAACAAAAGAGAATATCCTCATCTACGGAGCCGAGAAAAAAGCCATTCTAATCAAAAATGCCATCGAACAAAATGAAGATTCGAACCTGAATATTGTTGGCTTTATTGATGATAACCGCGACCGTGTAGATAAATACCTCGAACAGAAAAAAGTTTACCATTCCTGCTCGGTTGAGCTTTTAAAAGAAAAACATGGTATTAAAAAAATATTGTTTGCCGAAGATGCTTTAAATACCTTAAACAAAAAGAAAATTATCGATATCTGCGTTAACCAGGGCATTAAAGTAATCATGGTACCGCCATCTGATAAATGGCTCTACGGTAAGCTCGATTCGCACCAATTGAGGGATTTAAAAATTGAAGACCTTTTAGAACGCGAACCAATTAAGCTAAACAAAAAGAATATTCTCAAAGATTTATCGGGTAAATGCATTTTGGTTACCGGCGCTGCGGGATCAATTGGATCAGAAATTGTTAGGCAGGCTTTACATTATAACCCTAAAATGGTTATCCTTTGTGATCAGGCTGAAACACCCTTGCACGACCTGAAATTAGAGCTTGAAGATAATTTCCAAGCAGCCCATATAAAAATATTTATGGCCAATGTGCAGAATATAAACCGCATCCGTACGCTGTTTGAGTTGTATAAGCCTGAAATCGTTTTCCATGCTGCGGCTTATAAGCATGTACCTATGATGGAGGATAATCCGGCAGAAGCTGTTTTAACCAACGTTTTAGGCACCAAAAACATGGCTGATGTGGCATTGGAGTTTGGAGTAGAAAAATTTGTGATGATATCGACCGATAAAGCGGTTAAACCCACAAATGTTATGGGCGCTTCAAAACGTCTGGCCGAAATTTATATCCAATCGTTAAACAGTCCCGAAACTTTGCCAAGTGGCGAAATTACTACACATGCCGCTCGCACACGCTTTGTAACTACCCGTTTTGGTAATGTATTGGGTTCTAACGGTTCGGTTATCCCGAGGTTTAAAAGCCAGATTGAGCGCCGTGGACCAATAACGGTTACCGATCCGGAAATAACCCGTTATTTTATGACTATACCCGAAGCCGTGCAACTGGTAATGGAAGCCGGGGCCATGGGCAAAGGTGGCGAGATCTTCTTATTTGATATGGGTAAACCGATTAAAATAGTCGATTTGGCAATCAATATGATTAAGCTGGCCGGTTTAACCCCGTATAGCGATATCGATATCGTTTTTACTGGTTTAAGGCCGGGAGAGAAGCTATACGAAGAACTGCTGTTAATGGAAGAGGAAATTATGGCTACACACCATCCTAAAATTAAAATTTCGCAAAAAGTAGCCTATAATTACCTGTACGTAAATCAGATTATTAAAGATCTGATTGTATTAAATAATGATGGAAACGACCTGAATATGGTAAAGAAAATGAAGGAAATTATACCTGATTATATCAGCAACAATTCGCGCTACGAAGAGCTTGATTTACTGGTTGCCAACTAA
- a CDS encoding helix-turn-helix domain-containing protein, giving the protein MSLNVGQVLERVVRRDRMGISELSRKLNVSRRTIYNWFDQKSLNPEIIWKVGSVIGHDFSVELPETFAKTSSNIREAFDAHTEDFAKGDANSVYFWMNKYIKLLEKYNEILSHTNLEKTVSETVAHHTMPRNSNRSVS; this is encoded by the coding sequence ATGAGTTTAAATGTAGGCCAGGTTCTGGAGCGCGTTGTGCGCCGGGACCGTATGGGAATAAGTGAATTATCCCGTAAATTAAATGTAAGCAGGAGAACAATTTACAATTGGTTCGATCAGAAAAGCCTTAACCCCGAAATCATCTGGAAAGTAGGAAGTGTAATCGGTCATGATTTTTCGGTAGAACTGCCTGAAACTTTTGCGAAGACAAGCAGCAACATTCGTGAAGCTTTTGATGCGCATACCGAAGATTTTGCCAAAGGCGATGCCAATTCGGTCTATTTCTGGATGAATAAATACATTAAGCTGCTCGAAAAGTACAACGAAATATTAAGCCATACCAATTTGGAGAAAACGGTTTCTGAAACAGTGGCACACCACACCATGCCGCGCAACAGTAACCGTTCCGTATCATAG
- a CDS encoding multicopper oxidase family protein, with protein sequence MNIYKNIAKIILPVLLLLICTSPLQAQKVVRYHLYVKDTVVNYANKEKRAIAVNGQIPMPTLTFTEGDTAEIVVHNQLKENTSLHWHGVFLPNKEDGVPYLTQQPIKPNTTHTYRFPIIQNGTHWYHSHSGLQEQIGMYGNFVMKKRSTDNTFRKGIDDLPTLPVVLSEWTNLNPDNVHRMLHNANDWAAIKKGATQSYAEAIRQGQLKTKVKNEWKRMTAMDVSDVYYDKVLMNGQVATSLKSVDGKTLKAGDRVRLRISNGGASSYFWLRYAGGKMTVVASDGNDVTPVEVDRLIIAVSETYDVVLTIPENGIAYEFMATTEDRTQSTSYFIGNGIKQLISPLPRLKYFDGMKMMNDMMKMNGDLDDMDMKMSLNQMDMNVVMYPEITGEASKSEAHNMKGMNMEPDPNRYNANALGDIVTLNYAMLKAPAPTTLPKNTPVKELKFTLTGNMNRYVWSMDNKVLSESDKIPVKKGEILRITLYNNSMMRHPIHLHGFDFRVLNGQGENAPLKNVLDIMPMETDTIEFLANEEGDWFFHCHILYHMMAGMNRVFAVGDYKNPLLPDKAQAYRELQKESNMPHFMAQNDFATNGNDGSAMLQNARWSVGTEWRLGYNNMHGYEVETHVGRYIGKMQWLMPFIGFDWRYRKMGMDEHEKNIFGQVNKKDNRSAISLGVMYTLPLLIDFQAEVYHDGIVRLALMREDIPVSKRLRAGFMVNTDLEYMADLRYVINKNMGIRTHYDSDMGFGVGLSLNY encoded by the coding sequence ATGAATATATATAAAAACATCGCTAAAATAATATTGCCGGTGCTTTTACTGCTCATTTGCACCAGCCCTTTACAGGCGCAAAAAGTAGTACGCTACCACCTTTACGTAAAAGATACGGTTGTAAATTACGCAAACAAAGAAAAGCGGGCAATTGCGGTTAACGGACAAATTCCAATGCCTACCCTTACTTTTACAGAGGGCGATACGGCCGAAATTGTAGTACATAACCAGCTTAAAGAAAACACATCATTGCATTGGCACGGTGTATTTTTGCCCAATAAAGAAGATGGCGTGCCCTACCTTACCCAACAGCCCATTAAGCCCAATACTACACATACCTATCGCTTTCCAATTATCCAGAATGGCACACACTGGTACCATTCGCACTCGGGCCTGCAAGAGCAGATTGGTATGTATGGCAATTTTGTAATGAAAAAGCGAAGCACGGATAACACCTTTAGAAAGGGAATAGACGATTTGCCAACGCTGCCTGTAGTGCTAAGCGAATGGACAAATCTGAATCCGGACAACGTACACCGGATGCTACATAATGCCAACGATTGGGCAGCTATTAAAAAAGGAGCTACACAATCTTATGCCGAAGCCATTAGGCAAGGTCAGCTTAAAACCAAAGTGAAAAACGAATGGAAAAGGATGACCGCTATGGATGTAAGTGATGTGTATTACGATAAGGTATTAATGAACGGCCAGGTTGCTACCAGTTTAAAAAGTGTGGATGGCAAAACCTTAAAAGCTGGCGATCGTGTACGGCTCCGTATTTCGAACGGGGGGGCGTCTTCTTATTTCTGGCTGCGTTATGCGGGTGGTAAAATGACTGTTGTGGCCAGCGATGGTAACGATGTAACGCCTGTTGAGGTTGATCGCTTAATTATTGCCGTATCAGAAACTTATGATGTGGTGCTTACTATACCCGAAAACGGGATTGCCTACGAATTTATGGCTACCACGGAAGACCGAACCCAATCTACCAGTTACTTTATTGGTAATGGCATTAAACAATTGATTTCGCCACTGCCGCGCCTCAAGTATTTTGATGGAATGAAGATGATGAATGATATGATGAAGATGAACGGCGACCTCGATGATATGGACATGAAAATGAGCCTTAACCAGATGGATATGAACGTGGTTATGTATCCGGAAATTACCGGAGAAGCTTCAAAAAGCGAAGCCCACAATATGAAAGGGATGAATATGGAGCCCGATCCAAATCGCTACAATGCAAATGCACTGGGTGATATTGTTACGTTAAATTACGCCATGCTGAAAGCACCAGCTCCTACCACGCTACCTAAAAACACACCTGTAAAAGAGCTTAAATTTACGCTTACAGGCAACATGAACCGTTACGTTTGGAGCATGGATAATAAAGTGCTGAGCGAAAGTGATAAAATTCCTGTAAAAAAGGGAGAGATATTACGCATTACGCTGTATAACAATTCGATGATGCGCCACCCTATCCACTTACATGGCTTCGATTTTAGGGTGCTTAACGGACAGGGAGAAAATGCTCCGCTTAAAAATGTGCTCGATATTATGCCCATGGAAACGGACACCATTGAATTTCTAGCAAACGAAGAAGGCGACTGGTTTTTTCATTGCCATATTTTATACCACATGATGGCAGGTATGAACCGGGTGTTTGCTGTAGGAGATTATAAAAACCCACTGTTGCCCGATAAGGCGCAGGCTTACCGCGAGTTACAGAAAGAAAGTAATATGCCGCATTTTATGGCTCAGAACGATTTTGCCACAAACGGCAACGATGGTTCGGCCATGCTGCAAAATGCAAGATGGTCAGTAGGTACCGAGTGGCGACTTGGATATAACAACATGCATGGTTATGAGGTAGAAACACATGTAGGCCGTTACATTGGAAAAATGCAATGGCTAATGCCCTTTATTGGTTTCGACTGGCGTTACCGCAAAATGGGAATGGATGAACACGAAAAAAACATCTTTGGTCAGGTTAACAAAAAAGATAACAGAAGCGCCATAAGCCTGGGGGTAATGTACACCTTGCCCCTGTTAATTGATTTTCAGGCAGAGGTTTACCATGATGGTATTGTACGTTTGGCGTTAATGCGCGAGGATATTCCGGTATCTAAAAGGCTCAGGGCAGGTTTTATGGTCAATACAGATTTGGAATATATGGCCGACCTGAGGTATGTAATTAATAAAAATATGGGCATTCGTACGCACTACGATAGCGATATGGGATTCGGTGTAGGTTTATCGCTTAATTATTAG
- a CDS encoding heme-binding domain-containing protein: MKKMLKTGAFLLLLLFLLVQLYRPALNIKQGQAGSAGFVQFYRPPLAVGNILANSCYDCHSNNTNYKWYQYIQPVQVFTQGHINSGKEVLNFNEWNNYPNRKQKRLLQSIKKQIESEKMPLNSYTLLHRNARLNKLQVKTLINWFENQISLN, translated from the coding sequence ATGAAAAAGATGTTAAAAACAGGGGCTTTCCTCCTGTTATTGCTCTTTTTACTTGTTCAATTATACCGGCCTGCCCTGAATATAAAACAAGGGCAGGCCGGTTCGGCAGGTTTTGTACAGTTTTACAGACCGCCGCTTGCAGTAGGGAATATATTGGCCAATTCGTGTTACGATTGCCACAGCAATAACACCAATTATAAGTGGTATCAATACATTCAGCCAGTACAGGTATTTACTCAAGGTCATATCAATTCAGGAAAGGAAGTGCTTAATTTCAACGAATGGAATAACTACCCTAACAGAAAGCAAAAGAGATTGTTACAATCTATTAAAAAGCAGATCGAAAGTGAAAAAATGCCACTCAACTCATACACATTGCTACATCGCAATGCCAGGTTAAATAAGTTACAAGTAAAAACATTAATTAATTGGTTTGAAAACCAGATTAGTTTAAACTAA
- a CDS encoding DUF3347 domain-containing protein, whose product MKNFFFSITCLVIIAVILISCGQQSKTADSRAKNDPKAVKTDAKTKPAGPLLTAYLGLKNALIADDATAVSEAGNQLLKALGKIDHSAIPGGKLNDYKDIVDDIKENATHIATNADQIAHQREHFESLSNDVNDMINLLGAPQKLYVDRCPMYNEGKGAIWISETKAIKNPYYGKQMLTCGAVKQEY is encoded by the coding sequence ATGAAAAATTTCTTTTTTTCGATAACTTGTTTAGTTATCATAGCAGTAATACTAATTTCTTGTGGCCAGCAATCAAAAACAGCTGATAGTAGGGCAAAAAACGACCCGAAAGCAGTTAAGACTGATGCTAAAACTAAGCCTGCCGGCCCATTGCTAACAGCTTACTTAGGCTTAAAAAATGCACTGATTGCCGATGATGCCACTGCAGTATCTGAAGCAGGCAACCAATTATTGAAAGCACTGGGCAAAATAGATCATTCTGCGATTCCTGGCGGTAAATTAAACGACTATAAGGATATAGTTGATGATATAAAAGAAAATGCCACACATATTGCTACCAATGCCGATCAGATAGCGCATCAGCGTGAACATTTCGAATCGTTGAGCAATGATGTTAACGACATGATAAACCTGTTGGGAGCGCCGCAAAAATTATATGTAGACCGTTGTCCCATGTATAATGAAGGTAAAGGTGCCATTTGGATTAGTGAAACCAAAGCAATCAAAAACCCATATTACGGCAAACAAATGCTTACCTGTGGTGCTGTAAAACAAGAATATTAA
- a CDS encoding DUF3347 domain-containing protein yields the protein MKLTSKIWMVITLLLSATNAFAQIKNAQTVSIQVSGNCEMCKKTIESAANIKSIAAVNWNETSKMASITYNNQKTNTDEILKRIALAGYDNTAYLAPDEVYAKLPECCRYNRTLKPVSKMKEAATVKADHNHQGVSAAANTAQLKTVFEQYFALKDALVKSDANAAGLKATALLNAIKAVEMEKLNSAEHSAWMAAVKTLTTDVTNLSKSKDITDQRQTFSSLSVTMYPLAKVAKQDMPVYYQHCPMYNNGRGTNWLSKESTVKNPFYGSKMLTCGSTVEILK from the coding sequence ATGAAATTGACATCAAAAATATGGATGGTAATAACGCTGTTATTATCGGCTACAAACGCTTTTGCCCAAATCAAAAATGCACAAACAGTTAGCATCCAGGTATCAGGAAACTGCGAAATGTGTAAGAAAACCATCGAAAGCGCTGCGAATATTAAAAGTATTGCGGCAGTAAACTGGAATGAAACCTCTAAAATGGCCAGCATTACCTACAACAACCAAAAAACAAATACCGATGAAATATTAAAGCGAATTGCTTTAGCAGGATACGATAATACGGCTTACCTGGCTCCTGATGAGGTTTATGCAAAGCTACCTGAGTGTTGCCGCTACAACCGGACTTTAAAGCCGGTAAGTAAAATGAAAGAGGCTGCTACGGTAAAAGCAGATCACAATCACCAGGGTGTGTCTGCTGCTGCAAATACAGCACAATTAAAAACTGTATTCGAACAGTATTTTGCACTTAAAGATGCTCTTGTAAAATCAGATGCCAATGCAGCTGGTCTTAAAGCAACAGCATTGCTTAATGCCATTAAAGCTGTAGAAATGGAGAAGCTTAACTCAGCAGAGCATTCTGCCTGGATGGCTGCTGTAAAAACTTTAACAACCGATGTAACCAATCTTTCAAAATCAAAAGATATAACTGATCAAAGGCAAACATTTTCATCCCTTTCTGTAACCATGTATCCACTTGCAAAAGTTGCAAAACAAGATATGCCGGTTTATTACCAGCATTGCCCTATGTATAATAATGGTAGGGGTACTAATTGGCTTAGCAAAGAAAGTACGGTTAAAAACCCTTTTTACGGCAGTAAAATGCTCACTTGCGGCAGTACGGTAGAAATATTGAAGTAA
- a CDS encoding alpha/beta fold hydrolase produces MKNIILSLSLIIFIMTASVAQQKPASSGYAPVNGLKIYYETYGEGAPLVLLHGAFMTIGTNWSQLIPELAKTHKVIAVEMQGHGRTADIDRPYSYTALADDVAGLLKYLNIKKTDVIGYSFGAPISYQMAIAHPQLVGKLVIISGVYKRAGWLPQVQQAISGITPEVFASSPIKQVYDSLAPNPSHWAKFITKMVKFAAEDFDLGEDNIKHLSSPVLLIMGDNDGVDLQYTARTYQLLGGGIPGDMAAMPKSQLAIIAGASHVGLMGKTEILSGLILPFLSK; encoded by the coding sequence ATGAAAAATATCATACTATCCTTATCACTGATCATTTTTATAATGACAGCATCTGTGGCGCAACAGAAACCAGCATCGTCCGGATATGCGCCTGTTAATGGATTAAAGATTTACTATGAAACCTACGGCGAGGGCGCTCCGCTGGTATTACTTCACGGCGCCTTTATGACTATTGGCACCAACTGGAGCCAGCTGATACCCGAGCTTGCTAAAACGCACAAGGTAATAGCGGTCGAAATGCAGGGACATGGCCGTACCGCAGACATCGACAGACCTTATTCTTACACAGCATTGGCAGACGATGTTGCCGGATTATTGAAATACCTGAATATTAAAAAGACTGATGTGATAGGTTACAGTTTTGGCGCACCTATATCTTACCAAATGGCAATTGCACATCCGCAGTTGGTAGGAAAACTCGTTATCATTTCAGGCGTGTACAAAAGGGCTGGCTGGCTGCCACAGGTTCAACAGGCTATCAGTGGAATAACACCCGAAGTTTTTGCCAGTTCGCCAATAAAACAAGTTTATGATTCACTAGCTCCAAATCCTTCACACTGGGCGAAATTCATTACCAAAATGGTCAAATTTGCAGCAGAGGATTTTGATTTGGGAGAGGATAACATCAAACATCTTTCCTCACCTGTATTGCTGATCATGGGTGATAACGACGGAGTCGATTTACAGTATACTGCCCGCACCTATCAGTTATTGGGTGGTGGCATACCCGGAGATATGGCTGCAATGCCAAAGTCGCAATTGGCAATTATTGCAGGTGCCAGCCATGTGGGCCTGATGGGTAAAACAGAAATACTATCTGGTCTTATCCTTCCTTTCTTAAGTAAATAA
- a CDS encoding toxin-antitoxin system YwqK family antitoxin: MTNRFLLLFWLFPVFLSAQSRIEPLPPFGSTLDSIRKNTHFVIEKLASSSAWMVHEYDAQDSIMTIGTFLDEKLTIASGRFKYYNYSPPHIQITYDYVTHKTDSVIVPAKNFLSKVGYYVNGEKTGIWTTFNASKEKLFVETLEHGKMNGLYESYNHGIVSVRGNYVDDMREGEWHILSGKGDTMLTEIYKKNKVIKKIDFIKNKYSHVTNPRSKYDFIRYLNAQLSKKGISQSGTKKSFYNITIDTAGRIIEPSVITRNIVDEDINFEVDKAIIDAMLNAPDGFRQNKIKRRSR, from the coding sequence ATGACAAATCGCTTTCTCCTATTATTTTGGTTGTTTCCTGTGTTTTTAAGTGCGCAGTCACGTATTGAACCATTGCCGCCCTTTGGCAGCACGCTCGATTCTATACGTAAGAACACTCATTTTGTAATTGAAAAGTTGGCTTCCAGTTCTGCCTGGATGGTTCATGAATATGATGCACAGGATAGTATAATGACTATAGGAACCTTTCTGGATGAAAAATTAACTATAGCATCCGGAAGATTCAAATACTATAATTATAGTCCACCACATATACAAATTACCTATGATTATGTTACCCATAAAACAGATTCTGTAATTGTACCGGCAAAAAATTTCCTGAGTAAAGTTGGATACTATGTTAATGGTGAAAAAACAGGTATCTGGACTACTTTTAACGCTTCAAAAGAAAAACTATTTGTTGAAACATTAGAACATGGCAAGATGAATGGTTTATACGAAAGTTATAATCATGGAATAGTATCGGTAAGGGGAAATTATGTTGATGATATGAGAGAAGGCGAATGGCATATATTATCAGGAAAAGGTGATACCATGCTAACTGAAATTTACAAAAAAAACAAAGTGATTAAAAAAATCGACTTTATTAAGAATAAATATAGCCACGTAACTAATCCCCGCTCCAAATATGACTTTATTCGTTATTTAAACGCCCAGCTTTCGAAAAAAGGTATCAGCCAATCTGGCACAAAAAAGTCGTTTTATAACATTACCATAGATACAGCGGGAAGAATTATTGAACCAAGCGTAATAACAAGAAATATTGTTGATGAGGATATAAACTTTGAAGTAGATAAGGCTATTATTGATGCTATGTTAAACGCACCCGATGGGTTCCGGCAGAACAAGATAAAAAGAAGGTCGCGATAA
- a CDS encoding YihY/virulence factor BrkB family protein has product MEWLHRQLLQLKLYSRFIEWTKGCVLPGFSPLPLYTVATFFFREIGKDTLVNKASSLAYSFMLAIFPGIIFLFTLIPFIPIKGFQDQLLNLIQLVLPHNAFDAFETTLKDIIKNQNRGLLSFGFFSALFFATNGVKNLMKAFNKSSLIIETRGWLKQRLIALILTVIICFSIIICISAMALGDVLLTKINDELHLKDSFLVYTVNFTRWALLAALYFITISILYRYGPSHTKKWKLFSAGSWLATILAFITIWGFSYYINHFGSYNKVYGSIGTLIVVMIWLYLNSLILLIGFELNASVDVSKRSVKIIRPTFNLFKKSEPIEENIQKK; this is encoded by the coding sequence ATGGAATGGTTACATAGGCAATTATTACAACTTAAGCTCTATTCGAGGTTTATCGAATGGACCAAAGGATGTGTTTTGCCTGGTTTTAGTCCACTCCCATTATATACGGTGGCCACTTTCTTTTTCAGGGAAATTGGTAAAGATACCCTGGTTAATAAGGCTTCTTCATTGGCCTACAGTTTTATGCTGGCCATTTTCCCGGGTATTATCTTTCTTTTTACACTTATCCCCTTTATTCCGATAAAAGGTTTCCAGGATCAGCTCTTAAACCTGATCCAACTGGTATTGCCACATAACGCATTTGATGCTTTTGAAACAACGCTAAAGGATATCATAAAAAACCAAAACAGAGGATTGTTATCCTTTGGTTTTTTCTCTGCACTATTCTTTGCAACCAATGGAGTTAAGAACCTGATGAAAGCTTTTAACAAATCATCGTTGATTATCGAAACCAGGGGTTGGTTAAAACAGCGTTTAATTGCATTGATATTAACCGTTATTATCTGTTTTTCGATCATCATATGCATCAGTGCCATGGCTTTAGGCGATGTTTTACTGACTAAAATTAATGACGAATTACACTTAAAAGACAGCTTCCTGGTTTATACAGTAAACTTTACCCGTTGGGCATTATTGGCCGCGCTGTATTTTATTACCATTTCTATTTTATACCGCTATGGCCCATCTCATACCAAAAAGTGGAAACTTTTTAGCGCAGGCTCCTGGCTGGCCACTATTCTGGCTTTTATAACTATCTGGGGCTTTTCTTACTACATTAACCATTTTGGCTCATACAATAAAGTGTATGGCTCAATTGGTACTTTAATCGTAGTGATGATCTGGCTTTACCTCAATTCTTTGATTTTACTCATCGGTTTTGAGCTGAATGCAAGTGTTGATGTAAGCAAAAGAAGTGTAAAAATTATCCGCCCTACCTTCAATCTCTTCAAAAAATCGGAGCCAATAGAAGAAAACATTCAGAAGAAATAA